From Ursus arctos isolate Adak ecotype North America unplaced genomic scaffold, UrsArc2.0 scaffold_11, whole genome shotgun sequence, the proteins below share one genomic window:
- the ANXA5 gene encoding annexin A5, whose product MAQVLKGTVSAFPGFDERADAEALRKAMKGLGTDEESILTLLTSRSNAQRQEIAVAFKTLFGRDLLDDLKSELTGKFEKLIVALMKPSRIYDAYELKHALKGAGTDEKVLTEIIASRTPEELRAIKQVYEEEYGSSLEDDVVGDTSGYYQRMLVVLLQANRDPDGRIDEAQVEQDAQALFQAGELKWGTDEEKFIIIFGTRSVSHLRRVFDKYMTISGFQIEETIDRETSGNLEQLLLAVVKSIRSIPAYLAETLYYAMKGAGTDDHTLIRVVVSRSEIDLFNIRKEFRKNFATSLYSMIKGDTSGDYKKALLLLCGGEDD is encoded by the exons GTTCTTAAAGGCACCGTGTCTGCCTTCCCTGGATTTGATGAGCGGGCTGATGCAGAAGCTCTTCGGAAGGCCATGAAAGGCCTGG GCACTGATGAGGAGAGCATCTTGACTCTGTTGACATCCCGAAGTAATGCTCAGCGCCAGGAGATCGCCGTGGCTTTTAAAACTCTATTTGGCAGG GACCTTCTGGATGACCTGAAATCAGAACTGActggaaaatttgaaaaattaatcgTGGCTCTGATGAAACCTTCTCGGATTTACGATGCCTATGAACTGAAGCATGCTCTTAAG GGAGCTGGGACAGATGAAAAAGTACTGACGGAAATTATTGCTTCAAGGACACCTGAAGAACTGAGAGCCATAAAGCAAGTTTATGAAGAAG AATATGGCTCAAGCCTGGAAGATGACGTGGTGGGGGATACATCAGGGTACTACCAGAGGATGTTGGTGGTTCTCCTTCAG GCTAATAGAGACCCTGATGGTAGAATTGATGAAGCACAAGTTGAACAAGACGCTCAG GCTTTGTTTCAGGCTGGAGAACTGAAATGGGGGACAGATGAAGAAAAGTTTATCATCATCTTTGGGACACGAAGCGTGTCTCATTTGAGAAGAG tgTTTGATAAATACATGACTATATCAGGATTTCAAATTGAGGAAACCATTGACCGAGAGACTTCTGGTAATTTGGAGCAACTACTCCTCGCAGTGG TGAAATCTATTCGAAGTATACCCGCCTACCTTGCAGAAACCCTCTACTATGCTATGAAG GGAGCGGGGACGGATGATCATACCCTCATCAGAGTTGTGGTGTCCAGGAGCGAGATTGATTTGTTTAACATTAGGAAGGAGTTCAGGAAGAATTTTGCCACCTCTCTTTATTCCATGATCAAG GGTGATACGTCTGGGGACTATAAGAAAGCCCTCTTGCTGCTCTGTGGAGGAGAGGACGACTGA